One window from the genome of Jiangella alba encodes:
- a CDS encoding LacI family DNA-binding transcriptional regulator: MGTRLKDVADLAGVSFKTVSNVINNHPNVTEKTRQKVLDAIAELRYRPNVSARSLRHGRSGFLAIALPELTSPYFAALASELGAVAKRQSLTVLIEETFGEAERERIALDSLDTQLIDGVVFSPMAMTSSDVAAHPGSTPMVLLGERGHPAGFDHIAIDNVRAAHEVTQHLVGLGRRHIAAVGAQRAGTGGLRARGYRAALRDAGLPVDPRLVVSDLDFSRASGARAMADLLDSGRPVDAVFCFNDLMALGALRVLHERGLRVPDDVAVAGFDDVEDGRYSTPSLTTVSPDVPFLAAEAIRLIVRRLADPEAKAERIDVPFALEIRESTAG; the protein is encoded by the coding sequence GTGGGCACGCGGCTGAAGGACGTGGCGGACCTCGCCGGGGTGTCGTTCAAGACCGTCTCCAACGTCATCAACAACCACCCGAACGTCACCGAGAAGACCAGGCAGAAGGTGCTCGACGCCATCGCCGAGCTGCGGTACCGGCCGAACGTGTCGGCGCGCAGCCTGCGGCACGGGCGGTCCGGGTTCCTCGCCATCGCGCTGCCGGAGCTGACGTCGCCGTACTTCGCGGCGCTGGCGTCCGAGCTGGGCGCGGTCGCGAAGCGGCAGAGCCTGACGGTGCTGATCGAGGAGACGTTCGGCGAGGCCGAGCGCGAGCGCATCGCGCTGGACTCCCTCGACACCCAGCTGATCGACGGCGTCGTGTTCAGCCCCATGGCGATGACGTCGTCCGACGTCGCGGCGCATCCGGGGTCGACGCCGATGGTGCTGCTCGGCGAGCGCGGGCATCCGGCCGGCTTCGACCACATCGCCATCGACAACGTCCGGGCGGCGCACGAGGTCACTCAACACCTCGTCGGGCTGGGGCGGCGGCACATCGCGGCCGTCGGCGCGCAGCGGGCCGGCACCGGCGGGCTGCGCGCCCGCGGCTACCGCGCCGCCCTGCGCGACGCCGGACTGCCGGTCGACCCCCGCCTGGTCGTCTCCGACCTCGACTTCAGCCGCGCCAGCGGCGCCCGGGCGATGGCCGATCTGCTCGACAGCGGCCGCCCCGTCGACGCCGTGTTCTGCTTCAACGACCTCATGGCGCTCGGCGCGCTGCGGGTGCTGCACGAGCGCGGCCTGCGCGTGCCCGATGACGTCGCGGTGGCGGGCTTCGACGACGTCGAGGACGGCCGCTACTCCACGCCGTCGCTGACGACGGTCTCGCCGGACGTGCCGTTCCTCGCCGCCGAGGCCATCCGCCTCATCGTCCGGCGGCTGGCCGACCCCGAGGCGAAGGCCGAGCGCATCGACGTCCCGTTCGCCCTCGAGATCCGGGAGAGCACGGCCGGCTGA
- the metE gene encoding 5-methyltetrahydropteroyltriglutamate--homocysteine S-methyltransferase, translating into MTRPTPALTATVPGYPRIGPDRELKRALEAYWSGASDRDDLEATARAERERTWRRLAALGLDAVPSNTFSLYDQVLDTVALTGAVPPRFAPLGLDGLDTYFAMARGADGVAPLELTKWFDTNYHYLVPEIGPATRLHLDPAKPVREYREALALGVDTRPVLLGPASFLLLSKPADGAPGGFAPLDRLDDLVAVYALLLATLADEGVAWVQLDEPAYVADRTDAELDALRRVYARLGELPDRPAILVGSYFGDLGDALPVLASSPVEAIGLDLVAGELPAEDVDGLDGKIVVAGVVDGRNVWRTDLDAALATLRAVESRAGAVAVGTSCSLLHVPYDLDAETALDPQLRSWLAFADQKVAEVVTLAAALRGEDRSAEFAAARAALADRAAAPRVVDGGVRTRLAGLTADDARRGPYARRADAQRDRLGLPPLPTTTIGSFPQTGDIRRARAAYRAGRLDRDEYAGRMRAEIERVVRLQERIGLDVLVHGEPERNDMVQYFAENLAGFVTTEHGWVQSYGSRCVRPPILYGDVSRPAPITVEWATYAQSLTERPVKGMLTGPVTILAWSFVRDDQPLGDTARQVALALRDEVGDLEAAGVGIVQVDEPALRELLPLRAATRPDYLGWSVTAFRLATSGVADATQVHTHLCYSEFGDVVAAIDGLDADVTSIEAARSRMEIVPDVAASGFGRGIGPGVYDIHSPRVPGADEVEALLRRALADIPGERLWVNPDCGLKTRSYEQVEPALTALVEAAWRVR; encoded by the coding sequence ATGACCCGTCCCACCCCTGCCCTGACGGCGACCGTGCCCGGCTACCCGCGCATCGGCCCGGACCGCGAGCTCAAGCGCGCCCTCGAGGCGTACTGGTCCGGCGCGTCCGACCGCGACGACCTCGAGGCGACGGCGCGCGCCGAGCGCGAGCGGACCTGGCGCCGGCTCGCCGCGCTGGGCCTGGACGCCGTCCCGTCGAACACGTTCTCGCTGTACGACCAGGTCCTCGACACGGTCGCGCTGACCGGCGCGGTGCCGCCGCGGTTCGCGCCGCTCGGGCTGGACGGCCTGGACACGTACTTCGCGATGGCCCGCGGCGCCGACGGCGTCGCGCCGCTGGAGCTGACGAAGTGGTTCGACACCAACTACCACTACCTCGTGCCGGAGATCGGCCCGGCGACGCGCCTGCACCTCGACCCGGCCAAGCCGGTGCGCGAGTACCGGGAGGCGCTGGCGCTGGGCGTCGACACCCGGCCGGTGCTGCTCGGACCGGCCAGCTTCCTGCTGCTGTCGAAGCCGGCCGACGGCGCGCCCGGCGGGTTCGCGCCGCTCGACCGGCTGGACGACCTCGTCGCCGTCTACGCGCTGCTGCTGGCGACGCTGGCCGACGAGGGGGTCGCGTGGGTGCAGCTGGACGAGCCGGCCTACGTCGCCGACCGAACCGACGCCGAACTGGACGCCCTGCGACGGGTGTATGCGCGGCTGGGTGAGCTGCCGGACCGGCCGGCGATCCTGGTCGGCTCGTACTTCGGCGACCTCGGCGACGCGCTGCCGGTACTGGCGTCGTCGCCGGTGGAGGCGATCGGGCTGGACCTGGTCGCCGGCGAGCTCCCGGCCGAAGACGTCGACGGACTGGACGGCAAGATCGTCGTCGCGGGGGTGGTCGACGGCCGGAACGTGTGGCGCACCGACCTCGACGCGGCGCTGGCCACCCTGCGCGCCGTCGAGTCGCGGGCCGGCGCCGTCGCCGTCGGGACGTCCTGCTCGCTGCTTCACGTCCCGTACGACCTCGACGCCGAGACGGCGCTCGACCCGCAGCTGCGGTCGTGGCTGGCCTTCGCCGACCAGAAGGTCGCCGAGGTCGTGACGCTCGCGGCTGCCCTGCGCGGTGAGGACCGCTCGGCCGAGTTCGCCGCCGCCCGGGCCGCGCTGGCCGACCGCGCCGCCGCCCCGCGCGTCGTCGACGGCGGCGTGCGGACGCGGCTGGCCGGGCTCACCGCGGACGACGCCCGGCGCGGGCCGTACGCGCGACGGGCCGACGCGCAGCGCGACCGGCTCGGACTGCCGCCGCTGCCGACCACGACCATCGGCTCGTTCCCGCAGACCGGCGACATCCGGCGGGCGCGGGCCGCGTACCGGGCCGGGCGGCTGGACCGCGACGAGTACGCCGGCCGCATGCGGGCCGAGATCGAGCGGGTCGTGCGGCTGCAGGAGCGGATCGGCCTCGACGTCCTCGTGCACGGCGAGCCCGAGCGCAACGACATGGTGCAGTACTTCGCCGAGAACCTCGCCGGGTTCGTCACGACCGAGCACGGCTGGGTGCAGTCGTACGGCTCGCGCTGCGTCCGCCCGCCGATCCTCTACGGCGACGTGTCGCGGCCCGCGCCGATCACCGTCGAGTGGGCCACGTACGCGCAGTCGCTCACCGAGCGGCCGGTGAAGGGCATGCTGACCGGGCCGGTCACGATCCTCGCGTGGTCGTTCGTCCGCGACGACCAGCCGCTGGGCGACACCGCCCGGCAGGTCGCGCTGGCGCTGCGCGACGAGGTCGGCGACCTGGAGGCGGCCGGCGTCGGCATCGTGCAGGTGGACGAGCCGGCGCTGCGCGAGCTGCTGCCGCTCCGCGCCGCCACGCGGCCGGACTACCTCGGCTGGTCGGTGACGGCGTTCCGCCTGGCGACGTCCGGCGTGGCCGACGCGACGCAGGTGCACACGCACCTGTGCTACTCCGAGTTCGGCGACGTCGTGGCCGCGATCGACGGGCTGGACGCGGACGTCACCAGCATCGAGGCGGCGCGGTCGCGCATGGAGATCGTGCCGGACGTCGCGGCGTCCGGGTTCGGGCGCGGCATCGGCCCCGGCGTGTACGACATCCACTCGCCGCGGGTGCCCGGCGCCGACGAGGTCGAGGCGCTGCTGCGGCGCGCGCTGGCCGACATCCCCGGCGAGCGGCTCTGGGTGAACCCGGACTGCGGGCTGAAGACGCGCAGCTACGAGCAGGTCGAGCCGGCGTTGACGGCGCTGGTCGAGGCGGCCTGGCGGGTGCGCTGA
- a CDS encoding energy-coupling factor ABC transporter permease, whose translation MHVPDGFLNAPTSVATGAVAAAGVAVALRKAQGELDERTAPLAGLTAAFVFAVQMLNFPVGVGTSGHLMGGALAAVLVGPWTAVLCLSVVLLVQALLFADGGLTALGTNISLIGITTVIVGWVVTRAVLAVLPKRPASVVPASAVGALLSVPVAALVFVLLFAVGGEASLSLGALTVSMLGWHTLIGIGEAVITGLTVSAVVAVRPDLVYAARGLRVPLRLRRPDGSLVPAPGAAAGVAPAAAGVAPAAAGAAGAAPAAAGAPGAAAGAPGPAAVVAPALPRASTKPLLIGGGLVALALAGVVSFFASAHPDGLEYVAEDEGFLATARDHAFGGSALADYGEVGGIPVGVAGVLGVAVVVIVGVVLFRLVGRRSSAEARREDAVR comes from the coding sequence ATGCACGTCCCCGACGGGTTCCTGAACGCTCCCACGTCGGTCGCGACGGGCGCCGTCGCGGCGGCGGGGGTCGCGGTGGCGTTGCGGAAGGCGCAGGGCGAGCTGGACGAACGGACGGCGCCGCTGGCCGGGCTCACCGCGGCGTTCGTGTTCGCCGTGCAGATGCTGAACTTCCCGGTCGGCGTCGGCACCAGCGGCCACCTCATGGGCGGGGCGCTCGCGGCCGTGCTGGTCGGACCGTGGACGGCGGTGCTGTGCCTGTCGGTGGTGCTGCTCGTGCAGGCGCTGCTGTTCGCCGACGGCGGGCTGACGGCGCTCGGCACGAACATCTCGCTCATCGGCATCACGACGGTGATCGTCGGCTGGGTGGTGACGCGCGCGGTGCTGGCGGTGCTGCCCAAGCGGCCGGCGTCGGTGGTCCCGGCGTCGGCTGTCGGCGCGTTGCTGTCGGTGCCGGTGGCGGCGCTGGTCTTCGTGCTGCTGTTCGCCGTCGGCGGCGAGGCGTCGCTGTCGCTGGGCGCGCTGACGGTGAGCATGCTCGGCTGGCACACGCTGATCGGCATCGGCGAGGCGGTCATCACCGGCCTGACGGTCAGCGCCGTCGTCGCCGTCCGGCCGGATCTCGTCTATGCGGCCCGCGGGCTGCGGGTGCCGCTGCGGCTGCGGCGGCCGGATGGCAGCCTGGTGCCGGCGCCCGGAGCGGCTGCGGGAGTGGCGCCGGCCGCGGCGGGAGTGGCGCCGGCCGCGGCGGGGGCGGCGGGGGCGGCGCCGGCGGCGGCGGGAGCGCCGGGGGCGGCTGCGGGAGCGCCCGGGCCGGCCGCAGTGGTGGCGCCCGCGCTGCCGCGAGCGAGCACGAAACCGCTGCTCATCGGCGGCGGGCTGGTCGCGCTGGCGCTGGCCGGCGTCGTCAGCTTCTTCGCCAGCGCCCACCCGGACGGCCTGGAGTACGTCGCCGAGGACGAGGGCTTCCTCGCGACCGCCCGCGACCACGCGTTCGGCGGCTCCGCGCTGGCCGACTACGGCGAGGTCGGCGGCATCCCCGTCGGCGTGGCCGGCGTCCTCGGCGTCGCGGTGGTCGTGATCGTCGGCGTGGTGCTGTTCCGGCTGGTCGGCCGCCGGTCGTCCGCCGAGGCGAGGCGGGAGGACGCCGTCCGGTGA
- the cbiQ gene encoding cobalt ECF transporter T component CbiQ: MSGGHGPALYRPGDSSVHRLPAHVKVLALLAFVLVVVATPRDEFGAFGAYAALLAGVAVLARVPARVIVARMVVEIPFVVFALLMPFVSQGPRVDVLGLSLSEHGLLTGWNILAKGTLGVVASILLAATTDVRSLLAGLQRLRVPDRLVEIASFMIRYADVVTGDLRRMRIARESRGFEARHLGHVRVVAQGAGALFVRSYERGERVHLAMLSRGYGGSMPLTATAGASRADWLRGAVLPMAAVVVALTAVLS; the protein is encoded by the coding sequence GTGAGCGGCGGTCACGGGCCCGCGCTGTACCGGCCGGGCGACTCATCGGTGCACCGGCTGCCGGCCCACGTGAAGGTGCTGGCGCTGCTGGCGTTCGTGCTGGTGGTGGTCGCGACGCCGCGGGACGAGTTCGGGGCGTTCGGCGCCTACGCGGCGCTGCTGGCCGGCGTGGCGGTGCTCGCCCGCGTCCCGGCGCGGGTGATCGTCGCACGGATGGTGGTAGAGATCCCGTTCGTCGTGTTCGCGCTGCTCATGCCGTTCGTGTCGCAGGGCCCGCGGGTCGACGTGCTCGGACTGTCGCTGAGTGAGCACGGCCTGCTGACCGGCTGGAACATCCTCGCCAAGGGCACCCTGGGCGTCGTCGCGTCGATCCTGCTGGCGGCGACGACGGACGTGCGGTCGCTGCTCGCCGGGCTGCAGCGGCTGCGCGTACCAGACCGGCTGGTAGAGATCGCATCGTTCATGATCCGATACGCCGACGTCGTCACCGGCGACCTGCGGCGCATGCGCATCGCCCGCGAGTCGCGCGGCTTCGAGGCTCGCCACCTCGGGCACGTCCGGGTGGTCGCGCAGGGCGCCGGCGCGCTGTTCGTCCGGTCCTACGAGCGGGGTGAGCGGGTGCACCTGGCGATGCTGTCGCGCGGCTACGGCGGCTCGATGCCGCTGACGGCCACGGCGGGCGCGAGCCGCGCCGACTGGCTGCGCGGCGCCGTGCTCCCGATGGCGGCCGTGGTGGTCGCACTGACGGCGGTGCTGTCATGA
- a CDS encoding energy-coupling factor ABC transporter ATP-binding protein, with protein MTGDASLEVAGLAFAYADGHQALFGVDLTIGRGERVALLGPNGAGKTTLVLHLNGILSGGAGTVRVGGLEVRPGDRDTLREVRRRVGIVFQDPDDQLFMPTVRDDVAFGPANLGLRGAELDDRVDEALALVGMSDVAGRPPHHLSFGQRRRVAVATVLAMRPEILVLDEPTSNLDPASRRELHEILDALDVTQLVVTHDLPFALQLCPRSVVLSDGTVVADGPTADLLADEALLAAHRLELPYGFDPRSVAPPAV; from the coding sequence ATGACGGGCGACGCGTCGCTGGAGGTCGCCGGGCTGGCGTTCGCCTACGCCGACGGGCACCAGGCGCTGTTCGGCGTCGACCTCACGATCGGGCGGGGCGAGCGGGTCGCGCTGCTCGGGCCCAACGGCGCCGGCAAGACGACGCTGGTGCTGCACCTCAACGGCATCCTGTCCGGCGGCGCCGGCACCGTCCGCGTCGGCGGGCTGGAGGTGCGGCCGGGCGACCGCGACACGCTGCGCGAGGTCCGCCGCCGGGTCGGCATCGTCTTCCAGGACCCCGACGACCAGCTGTTCATGCCGACCGTCCGCGACGACGTCGCGTTCGGCCCGGCCAACCTCGGCCTGCGCGGCGCCGAGCTCGACGATCGGGTCGACGAGGCGCTCGCCCTCGTCGGCATGAGCGACGTCGCCGGCCGTCCGCCGCACCACCTCTCGTTCGGCCAGCGCCGCCGGGTGGCGGTCGCGACGGTGCTGGCGATGCGGCCGGAGATCCTGGTGCTGGACGAGCCGACCAGCAACCTCGACCCCGCCAGCCGGCGCGAGCTGCACGAGATCCTCGACGCCCTCGACGTCACCCAACTGGTCGTGACGCACGACCTGCCGTTCGCGCTGCAACTGTGCCCGCGCTCGGTCGTGCTGTCGGACGGGACGGTGGTAGCCGACGGTCCGACGGCCGACCTGCTGGCCGACGAGGCGCTACTGGCGGCGCACCGGCTGGAGCTGCCGTACGGCTTCGATCCGCGTTCGGTGGCCCCGCCTGCTGTGTGA
- the hrpA gene encoding ATP-dependent RNA helicase HrpA has translation MPASPTTTTLADLRARLPELTLRDERRLARRLDGVRKVRDGEARTSALAEIAHEVDAAERRVERRKATVPAVRYPQELPVSQRRDEIAAAIRDHQVVIVAGETGSGKTTQLPKICLELGRGIRGAIGHTQPRRLAARTVAERVAEELHTELGRAVGYQVRFTAKAGDDTLVKLMTDGILLAEIGQDRLLRRYDTLIIDEAHERSLNIDFILGYLKQLLPKRPDLKVVITSATIDPERFAQHFDDAPIIEVSGRTYPVEVRYRPLEPETDEAGGEPRDQIQAIVDACDELALEAPGDVLVFLSGEREIRDTADALRKRYAAAPQGTLEVLPLYARLSAAEQHRVFQQHTGRRIVLATNVAETSLTVPGIRYVVDPGTARISRYSNRTKVQRLPIEPVSQASARQRAGRCGRLSDGICVRLYSEDDFDARPAFTEPEILRTNLASVILQMTALGLGDVAAFPFLDPPDRRSVADGVNLLVELGALDPAARDPKERLTTTGRSLSQLPIDPRLARMILEANRNGCVREVLVIAAGLTIQDPRERPTDQREVADAFHARFADPTSDFLAFLNLWKYVKEQQDALSSSAFRRLCRTEHLNYLRIREWQDLESQLRQLVKPLGVTLNTPDGAPDHIHQSLLSGLLSHIGVKDESINEYQGARGAKFAVFPGSGLFKKPPRWVMSAELVETSRLWARVNARIDPAWAEPLAEHLVKRTFSEPHWERKAGAVVGYEKVMLYGVVIVPRRKVQYSRVDAELSRELFIRHALVEGDWTTHHKFFHENRELLDDVEELEHRARRRDIVVDDETLFEFYDQRIPADVVSGRHFDSWWKKARHERPDLLTFSTDLLTTDAAGAVTQTDYPDSWPGDDLGLRLTYQFEPGSSADGVTVHVPIEVLNQVEPDGFDWQVPGLRPELVTALIKALPKQLRRSFVPAPDTAREALAQLPPSRQSFTAALARVLHRLRAVPVTADDFDLSKVPDHLRMTFRVLDEKGKPAGEGKDLDALKVRLKQQLRQTMAAAASSIERTGLTAWPGGEVPRTFEQRRSGHVVTGYPALVDEGATVALKVLPTPADQARAMWTGNRRLLLLDIASPTSFVQRHLTNRSKLVLSQNPDGSVATLLDDVAAASVDWLVGEAGGPAWDEAAFAALRERVRSDLIETVFEVVADVEKVLDVAHRVAAALKSTTSLALTASLVDARDHLARLMPPGFVTSTGRRRMPDLLRYLKGIERRLEKLPTSPQRDHQHMETVRRVTEEYEAALAALPPGHGPTPGHDAVRRMIEELRVSLFAQELGTAQPVSEKRLFKAIDALYDTA, from the coding sequence ATGCCTGCCTCCCCCACCACGACCACGTTGGCCGATCTGCGCGCCCGGCTGCCAGAGCTGACGCTGCGCGACGAGCGGCGGCTCGCGCGCAGGCTCGACGGCGTGCGCAAGGTCCGCGACGGCGAGGCGCGAACGTCTGCGCTGGCCGAGATCGCGCACGAGGTCGACGCCGCGGAGCGGCGGGTCGAGCGCCGCAAGGCGACCGTCCCCGCCGTGCGGTACCCGCAGGAACTGCCGGTCAGCCAGCGCCGCGACGAGATCGCCGCCGCGATCCGCGACCACCAGGTCGTCATCGTCGCCGGTGAGACGGGGTCCGGGAAGACGACGCAGCTGCCGAAGATCTGCCTCGAGCTGGGCCGGGGCATCCGCGGCGCCATCGGGCACACCCAGCCGCGCCGGCTGGCCGCGCGCACCGTCGCCGAGCGGGTCGCCGAGGAACTGCACACCGAGCTGGGCCGCGCCGTCGGCTACCAGGTCCGGTTCACGGCGAAGGCCGGCGACGACACGCTGGTCAAGCTGATGACCGACGGCATCCTGCTGGCCGAGATCGGGCAGGACCGCCTGCTGCGCCGCTACGACACGCTGATCATCGACGAGGCGCACGAGCGCAGCCTGAACATCGACTTCATCCTGGGCTACCTCAAGCAGCTGCTGCCGAAGCGGCCCGACCTCAAGGTCGTCATCACCTCGGCGACGATCGACCCCGAGCGGTTCGCGCAGCACTTCGACGACGCCCCGATCATCGAGGTCAGCGGCCGGACGTACCCGGTCGAGGTCCGCTACCGCCCGCTCGAACCGGAGACCGACGAGGCCGGTGGCGAGCCGCGCGACCAGATCCAGGCCATCGTCGACGCGTGCGACGAGCTGGCGCTGGAGGCGCCGGGCGACGTCCTGGTGTTCCTGTCCGGCGAGCGGGAGATCCGCGACACCGCCGACGCGCTGCGCAAGCGGTACGCGGCCGCGCCGCAGGGGACGCTCGAGGTGCTCCCGCTCTACGCCCGGCTGTCGGCCGCCGAGCAGCACCGCGTGTTCCAGCAGCACACCGGACGGCGCATCGTGCTGGCCACGAACGTCGCCGAGACGTCGCTGACGGTGCCCGGCATCCGCTACGTCGTCGACCCCGGCACGGCGCGCATCTCCCGCTACAGCAACCGGACGAAGGTGCAGCGGCTGCCGATCGAGCCGGTGTCGCAGGCGTCGGCGCGGCAGCGGGCCGGTCGCTGCGGCCGGCTCTCCGACGGCATCTGCGTCCGCCTGTACTCCGAGGACGACTTCGACGCGCGGCCCGCGTTCACCGAGCCGGAGATCCTGCGCACGAACCTCGCGTCGGTCATCCTGCAGATGACGGCGCTCGGGCTGGGCGACGTCGCGGCGTTCCCGTTCCTCGACCCGCCCGACCGCCGCAGCGTCGCCGACGGCGTCAACCTGCTGGTCGAGCTGGGGGCGCTCGATCCCGCCGCCCGCGACCCGAAGGAGCGTCTCACCACCACCGGACGGTCGCTGTCGCAACTGCCCATCGACCCGCGGCTGGCCCGGATGATCCTCGAGGCGAACCGCAACGGCTGCGTCCGCGAGGTGCTGGTCATCGCCGCCGGGCTGACCATCCAGGACCCCCGAGAGCGGCCGACCGACCAGCGCGAGGTCGCCGATGCGTTCCACGCGCGCTTCGCCGACCCGACGTCGGACTTCCTGGCGTTCCTCAACCTCTGGAAGTACGTCAAGGAGCAGCAGGACGCCCTCTCCTCCAGCGCCTTCCGGCGCCTCTGCCGCACCGAGCACCTCAACTACCTGCGCATTCGCGAGTGGCAGGATCTCGAGTCGCAGCTGCGCCAGCTGGTGAAGCCGCTCGGCGTCACGCTCAACACCCCCGACGGCGCGCCCGATCACATCCACCAGTCGCTGCTGTCGGGGCTGCTCTCGCACATCGGCGTCAAGGACGAGTCGATCAACGAGTACCAGGGCGCGCGCGGCGCGAAGTTCGCCGTCTTCCCCGGGTCGGGGCTGTTCAAGAAGCCGCCGCGCTGGGTGATGTCGGCCGAGCTGGTCGAGACGTCGCGGCTGTGGGCGCGCGTCAACGCCCGCATCGACCCCGCCTGGGCCGAGCCGCTGGCCGAGCACCTGGTGAAGCGGACGTTCAGCGAGCCGCACTGGGAGCGCAAGGCCGGCGCCGTCGTCGGCTACGAGAAGGTCATGCTCTACGGCGTGGTCATCGTGCCGCGGCGCAAGGTGCAGTACTCCCGCGTCGACGCCGAGCTGAGCCGCGAGCTGTTCATCCGGCACGCGCTGGTCGAGGGCGACTGGACGACCCATCACAAGTTCTTCCACGAGAACCGCGAGCTGCTGGACGACGTCGAGGAGCTCGAGCACCGCGCCCGCCGCCGCGACATCGTCGTCGACGACGAGACGCTGTTCGAGTTCTACGACCAGCGCATCCCCGCCGACGTCGTGTCCGGACGCCACTTCGACAGCTGGTGGAAGAAGGCCCGGCACGAGCGTCCCGACCTCCTCACGTTCAGCACCGACCTGCTGACCACCGACGCCGCCGGCGCCGTCACCCAGACCGACTACCCCGACAGCTGGCCCGGCGACGACCTCGGCCTGCGGCTGACGTACCAGTTCGAGCCGGGGTCCAGCGCCGACGGCGTCACGGTGCACGTCCCGATCGAGGTGCTCAACCAGGTCGAGCCCGACGGGTTCGACTGGCAGGTCCCGGGGCTGCGGCCGGAGCTGGTGACGGCGCTGATCAAGGCGCTGCCGAAGCAGTTGCGCCGCTCGTTCGTCCCGGCGCCCGACACCGCGCGCGAGGCGCTCGCCCAGCTGCCGCCGTCGCGGCAGTCGTTCACCGCCGCGCTGGCCCGGGTGCTGCACCGGCTGCGGGCCGTGCCGGTGACGGCCGACGACTTCGACCTGAGCAAGGTGCCCGACCACCTGCGCATGACGTTCCGGGTGCTGGACGAGAAGGGCAAGCCGGCCGGCGAGGGCAAGGATCTCGACGCGCTGAAGGTGCGGCTGAAGCAGCAGTTGCGTCAGACCATGGCGGCCGCGGCCAGCAGCATCGAGCGCACCGGCCTGACCGCATGGCCGGGCGGCGAGGTGCCGCGCACGTTCGAGCAGCGCCGCTCCGGCCACGTCGTCACGGGCTACCCGGCGCTGGTCGACGAGGGTGCGACGGTCGCGCTGAAGGTGCTGCCCACCCCGGCCGACCAGGCCCGGGCCATGTGGACGGGCAACCGGCGGCTGCTGCTGCTCGACATCGCGTCGCCGACGTCGTTCGTGCAGCGTCACCTCACCAACCGGTCGAAGCTGGTGCTCAGCCAGAACCCTGACGGCTCCGTCGCGACCCTGCTCGACGACGTCGCCGCCGCGTCGGTCGACTGGCTGGTCGGCGAGGCCGGCGGCCCGGCGTGGGACGAGGCCGCGTTCGCGGCGCTGCGCGAGCGGGTCCGCTCCGACCTCATCGAGACCGTCTTCGAGGTGGTCGCCGACGTCGAGAAGGTGCTCGACGTCGCCCACCGGGTCGCGGCGGCGTTGAAGAGCACCACGAGCCTCGCGCTGACGGCGTCCCTGGTCGACGCCCGCGACCACCTCGCCCGCCTGATGCCGCCCGGCTTCGTCACGTCCACCGGGCGGCGGCGAATGCCCGACCTGCTGCGCTACCTGAAGGGCATCGAGCGCCGGCTGGAGAAGCTGCCGACCAGCCCGCAGCGCGACCACCAGCACATGGAGACCGTCCGCCGGGTCACCGAGGAGTACGAGGCCGCGCTCGCCGCCCTCCCGCCCGGCCACGGCCCCACCCCCGGGCACGACGCCGTCCGCCGGATGATCGAGGAACTGCGGGTCAGCCTGTTCGCCCAGGAGCTCGGCACCGCCCAGCCGGTGTCGGAGAAGCGCCTGTTCAAGGCCATCGACGCGCTCTACGACACCGCCTAG